AAGCGGCTCGGCCTGCCGGAGGCAGGACCGGGCTCCATGGCCCCCCTCGGACGGCGTTTCGGCGCCCTCTTCATCGACTGGGGGCTCTGCTTCCTGATCTCGTACGGGCTGCTGGCCCGGGGCGAACCTTCGCAGACCGTGTCCAACTGGGCGCTGGGTGTCTTCCTCGTTCTGCACATCCTCACCGTCGGCACGGTGGGCTTCACCCCCGGCAAGCGGCTGCTGGGCATCTGGGTGGTCTCCGCCGACGGCGGACGGCTGGGCTTCGGCCGGGCCGTGCTGCGGAGCGTCCTGCTGGTCCTCGCCCTTCCGGCGCTGATCTGGGACCGGGACGGCCGGGGGCTCCACGACCGCTTCTCCAAGGCCGTCCAGGTCAGGATGTAGCCGACAGCCGACAGCCGACAGCCGAGCAGGACGCAGAGAAGGAAACGGGTACGCGAAAGGGCCCTGGCACCTCGTCCGAGGTGCCAGGGCCCTTTCCGTATCCAATGGGACGGCCCGGGTCAGCGCATCTTTCCGCCGCGCGGCATCCGCATGCCCTTGGGCATGGGCCCCTTCGGCAGGGGCATATTGCTCATGAGGTCCCCGAGCGCCCGCAGCCGGTCGTTCGCCGAGGCCACCTGCGCGCCGGAGAGAATCCGCGGCAGCTTGAGCATCGTCGTACGGACCTTCTTCAGCGGCACCTGGTCCTCGCCCGTGCCCACCAGGATGTCGTGCACCGGTACGTCGTACACGACGCGCGCCATCTTCTTCTTCTCGGCCGCCAGCATCGGCTTCAGCCGGTTGGGGTTGCCCTCGGCGACCAGCACGATGCCCGCGCGGCCGACGGCCCGGTGGATCACGTCCTGGCTGCGGTTCATCGCGACCGCCGGGGTGGTGGTCCAGCCCCGGCCCACGTTCTGGAGCACCGCCGCGGCGGCGCCGGGCTGGCCCTCCATCTGTCCGAAGGCCGCCCGCTCGGCACGGCGGCCGAAGACGATCGCCGTCGCGAGGAAGGCCACCAGGAAGCCCAGGATTCCCAGGTAGACGGGGTAACCGATCCAGAAGCCCAGCCCGAGGAAGGCACCGAAGGTGACGATTCCCACAGCCGCGAGGATCAGCCCGACCTTGGGGTCGGCCTTCCGCGTCATCTTGTACGTCAGAGCGATCTGCTTGAGTCGCCCCGGATTCGCAGCAGCCTCAGCGCTGTCAGAGTTAGCCTTCCTCGCCATACAAGGAAGTTTACGTGGCCGCCGGACCCCGGCCCGCCACGGCCTCCAGTACGTGCTGCGCCTCCACCCGGTCCTTGGCGCGGCGCCGGTCCTCCAGGACCGCGGTCCAGGCGTTGCGGCGGGCGGTGCGCTGCCCGACGCCGAGCAGCAGCGACTCCATCGCCCGCAGCGCGTCCGTGACGGCCGGGAGGGCGTGCGCGCGCACCAGCCGGGCGGACCCGGCGGACGGGGTGAACGGGGCGGGACGGATCGGGCGTACCGGCGACGCCTGCATGGCGGTGGCCCCCTCGGGGAAGCCGGCCGACGGATCGGCCGGATCGGTGGTCGACGGCCGGCGTCGGGGCCGGCGTCGATGGTCGGTGCAACGGTCCGGGGAACAGCGTTACGCGTCGGTGTTACCAGCGGGTGACACGGGGGTCAAACGCCTATGAAACCTATACGCGCGCCCACTAAAGCCTGACGCGACCCGTACGCACCCCGTCGACCTGCGGGGAGTGCGCGGGCCGCGCCCACGACTGCGAGTTACCGATCGGTAGTCGCTTGTGCTTCAATTCACAGGCCGCCCGGCCGGACCGTGCCGCCGGACAGCCCCGCCGTCCGGGGCAGCCTCGCCGTCCGGGGCGGCCCCGGCTCAGACCGCCTGCGCCGCCACCGGGCCCGCGGACTCCACCGCGCGCCGCTCGATCGCCTGGGCGTAGAGCCGCCCCGCGCGGTACGAGGACCGCACCAGCGGGCCCGACATCACACCGGAGAAGCCGATCTCCTCGGCCTCCTCCTTCAGCTCCACGAACTCCTGGGGCTTCACCCACCGCTCCACCGGGTGGTGGCGCACCGAGGGACGCAGATACTGCGTGATCGTGATCAGCTCGCAACCCGCCTCGTGGAGCTGGAGCAGCGCCTCGCTGATCTCCGCGCGCTCCTCGCCCATGCCCAGGATCAGATTGGACTTGGTCACCAGGCCCGCGGCACGGGCCCGGGTGATGACGTCGAGCGAGCGCTCGTAACGGAAACCGGGGCGGATGCGCTTGAAGATCCGCGGCACGGTCTCGACGTTGTGCGCGAAGACCTCGGGACGGGACTCGAAGACTTCCTCAAGGAGTGCGGGGACCGCATTGAAGTCGGGGGCCAGCAGCTCCACCTTGGTGTGGCCGCCCTCACGTCCGGCGGTCTGCTGATGGATCTGCCGCACCGTCTCCGCGTACAGCCAGGCGCCGCCGTCCGCCAGGTCGTCCCGGGCCACGCCGGTCACGGTGGCGTAGTTCAGGTCCATGGTGACGACCGACTCGCCGACCCGGCGGGGCTCGTCGCGGTCGAGCGCCTGGGGCTTGCCCGTGTCGATCTGGCAGAAGTCGCAGCGCCGGGTGCACTGGTCGCCGCCGATGAGGAAGGTGGCCTCGCGGTCCTCCCAGCACTCGTAGATGTTGGGACAGCCCGCCTCCTGGCACACCGTGTGCAGACCCTCGCTCTTCACGAGGTTCTGCATCTTGGTGTACTCGGGGCCCATCTTCGCCCGGGTCTTGATCCACTCGGGCTTGCGCTCGATGGGGGTCTGGCTGTTCCGGACCTCCAGGCGCAGCATCTTGCGTCCGTCGGGTGCGACAGCGGACACGTCGGCGCCCCTTTCTGCTATCGCGGCATTTCTGCGCTCGCGGCATTCGAATCTGCGGCGCCCACCAGGGTACGCCCGTCATTTGTGCGGCCCTACGTCCGGCCAACCCGTGGACGGCGGGGCGCATTCCCCCAGCGGGCCAGGAACGGTTCCGCACGGCCGCGGACCGGGTCCGGACCGGGTCCGGGGCGCTCCGGGCCCCGGGCGGGACCTACGCGGGCGTGCCCACGGGTCTCGGCCGCAGCTCGGCCGTCTCCAGGACCTCCCGGAGCCGCCGCTCCACCACCGGCAGCGCGTCGGCGATCGTGATCTCCCGGCCCAGCTCGGCCGAGAGCGAGGTCACACCCGCGTCGCGGATGCCGCAGGGCACGATCCGGTCGAACCAGGTGTTGTCCGGATTCACATTGAGCGCGAAGCCGTGCATCGAGACCCCCTTCGCGATCCGGATGCCGATCGCGGCCAGCTTGCGGTCCTCGCGGCGCTGCCCCGCGTTGGACGGGGCGTACTCGGGGCCGTTCAGCCGGGGGTCGAACTCCTCGTCCTGGAGCCTCGGGTCGAAGTCCAGCGAGAGGCCGCCGATCGCCGGGCGCTCCTCGACCGGGTCGCCCAGCACCCAGACCCCGCTGCGGCCCTCCACCCGGCTGGTCTCCAGACCGAAGTCGGCGCAGGCGAGGATCAGGGCCTCCTCCAGCCTGCGCACGTGCGCCACGACGTCCACCGGGCGCGGCAGCTTGATGATCGGGTAGCCGACGAGCTGCCCCGGGCCGTGCCAGGTGATCTTGCCGCCCCGGTCCACGTCGACGACCGGCGTGCCGTCGAGCGGGCGCTCGCTGTCGGCCGTGCGCCGCCCCGCCGTGTACACCGGCGGGTGCTCCAGCAGCAGACAGGTGTCCGGGACCTCGTCCGCGAACCGGGCGGCGTGCACCTCGCGCTGCTTCTGCCACGCCTCCTGGTACTCGACCGCTTCCCCGCCGAAGCCCAGCCGGACGAACCGCAGCTCACTCACGGCACTGCCTCCCTCGAACCTTCATCGTGCGCGCGTCGCGCCCCCGCCACTGTACGGCCGTCGGCCCGCAGGTGACGGGCGAGGTAGGGCTCGTCACCGAAGGGCGGCCCGTTCCCCCGCAGGAGGGGCCGGAACCGTCAGTGCCGCCCCTGATCCTCACACGATCGGATGAAAGTGGGCCCATGGTGGCGGTACTCGCGGTAAGGGCGGCTAAATTCGCGCCGTTCCTTGAGGGCCACCAGGGCTGTGACCGGCCCGGAAGGCAGGAGACCGCATAGCTGATGACGGAACGACCCTCGCCGCGCATGCCCAATCGCCAACTGGCGGCACTCATCCAGGAAGCCGGATTCTCCAATGCGGGCCTGGCCCGGAGGGTGGATCAGCTCGGTCTTGAACATGGCCTGGACCTGCGCTACGACAAGACATCAGTGACGCGGTGGCTGCGGGGCCAGCAGCCGCGCGGAACCACACCGGCGCTGATCGCCGAGGTCTTCACCCGACGCCTCGGCAGGCGGCTCTCGGCCCAGGACCTGGGGCTCGACGCCTGCGCGCCCGTCTACGCGGGCCTGGAGTTCGCCGCGACACCCGAGGAGGCGGTGGACATCGTCAGCGGGCTGTGGCGCAAGGACTCCGGCAGCCACACGGAGCTGCGCAAGATCGCCTTCACCCCGGCGGGGCTGGTGGTGCCCAGCCGGGACTGGCTCATCGGACGGGCCGACGACCGGGTCGGCCGGGGCGACGACCGCTATGAGCACCGTTACGGGAGGGAGGCGCGGGACGTACGGGAAGCGCACCCCGTCGTCGGCGCCCTCGGGCGGGTGCCCACCCAGGGCGGGGGCGGCGTCCCCCGGCAGCGCGAGCGCGGCCCGGTGCCGATGCCGGAGCGCGGCCCCGACCGCGGGCCCGGCCAGCGGGTCACCAGCGGCGACATCGCCGCCCTCCGCTCGGTCGGCGAACTCTTCCGCACCCTCGACCACGCCTACGGCGGCGGCCACGCCCGCCAGGCCCTCGTGCGCTATCTGGAGCACGAGGCCGAGCCGATGCTCCGGGGCAGCTACGGCGAGGCCGTCGGCCGCCGCCTCTTCGCGGCCGTCGCCGACCTCACCCGCCTCGCGGGCTGGACCTCGTACGACATCGCCGCGCACGGGCTCGCGCAGCGGTACTTCGTCCAGGCGCTGCGGCTGGCGCAGGCGGCGGGGGACCGGGCCTACGGCTCCTACGTCCTCGTCACCATGGCCCGCCAGGCCGTCTACCTCGGGCACGGACGGGAGGCCGTGCAGCTCGCCCGCGTCGCCCAGCAGGGCGTGGGGCCCGGCGCGCCCCCCGTCGTCCAGGCGCTGCTGCACGCGGTGGAGGCCCGGGGCCACGGCGTCCTGGGCGAGGCCCGCGCCTGCACCGCGTCCCTGCTGCGCGCGGAACGGGCCCTCGGCGCCGCCCGCCCCGGCGACGAGGCGCCGGTATGGGGGCGCGCCTTCGACGAGGCGCAGATGACGGACGAGTTCGGCCACTGCTACCGGGACCTCCAGCAGTACCGGCAGGCCGTCCAGTACGCCGAGCGCTCCCTCCAGCTCCGCCCGGTGGGCATGGCCCGCAGCAGGCTCTTCTGCCGGGTGGTGCTCGCCTCCTCCCGGCTCGCCCTCGGCGAGCTGGACCAGGCGTGCACCCTGGGCGCGGAGGCCGCGCTCCAGGCGGCGGAGATGCGTTCCGCGCGGGCCCTGGAGTACGTCCAGGACTTCGAACGCCGCCTGGAGCCCTACCGCGACGCGGCGGCCGTCCGCGGCTACCGCGACCGCGTGGCCCCCCTCGGCTGACCCACCCACCCGCCCGCACCCGCCGCGCCGGACCCGGCCCCCGGGCCCGGCGCGGCGGCATGGGCGCCTGCCCCGGGCCGTCCGGCCGTGCCCGGGGCCGGCGGCCGCCCGCGCGGGGGTGCTCGCGGTCTCCCCGGGTCAGGCCGCCTGGCGGGTGGGGCGGGATTCCGGCGGGCGGACGGAGAAGTCGCGGAGGATCGCCGACGCGGTACGGCGGGCCGAGAGGAGGGCGCCCTGGACCGTGCTCGTGGAGCGGTGGTCGCCGCAGACGTAGAGGCCCGCGAGCACCCGCACCGGGCGGTGCACGTCGTGCGGGGCGTCCATCGCGGGAACGGCGTACGGGTCGTGGTGGACCGCGAGCGGTTCCCACGCGTCCGTCGCCACCCCGTACAGCCGCGCGAGCTGCCGCCGTACCGCCCCGTCGAGGCCGGGCACCGGCGGGCCGAGGACCGTCGAGGAGATCAGGACCCCGCCCCGCGGGGCCCGCGCCGGATCCACCTCGCTCATCACCGCCGTGTGCGAGACCGGCCCGCCGCCGTCCGCGTCCAGTACCAGCGAGGCCCCCGTCGGCGGCGCCTCCGGTGCGCTGTGGTGCACCACCGTCACCGGGTGGAAACGGGGCACCCGCAGCCCCGGCAGTACCTCGGCCGCCTCCCGCGCCCCCGTCGCCAGCACCAGCGCCCGGCAGGACAGCTCCCCGTACTCCTCCGTGCTGACCCGGTTGATCGACGCGTCCCGCACCCGCACTCCCGTGGTCACCGTTCCCTCCGGCAGCGCCGCCGCCAGCCGCTCCGGGAGCAGCGCCGCGCCCCCGGCGGGGACGCAGAGCCGCCCCCGGGCGAAGCCCCGCAGGGCGAGGTCCGCGCACCGGCTCGACGTGGTCAGCTCCGGGTCGCAGAGCAGCGCGGACAGCAGCGGGCGCAGCACGCCCTGTGTCGTGCGCGAGGGCAGCCCCCGCCCCGACA
The nucleotide sequence above comes from Streptomyces clavuligerus. Encoded proteins:
- a CDS encoding RDD family protein yields the protein MDNRQAIGSWLSGPRAAAEDMGVDFGHRGKRLGLPEAGPGSMAPLGRRFGALFIDWGLCFLISYGLLARGEPSQTVSNWALGVFLVLHILTVGTVGFTPGKRLLGIWVVSADGGRLGFGRAVLRSVLLVLALPALIWDRDGRGLHDRFSKAVQVRM
- a CDS encoding DUF4191 domain-containing protein, translated to MARKANSDSAEAAANPGRLKQIALTYKMTRKADPKVGLILAAVGIVTFGAFLGLGFWIGYPVYLGILGFLVAFLATAIVFGRRAERAAFGQMEGQPGAAAAVLQNVGRGWTTTPAVAMNRSQDVIHRAVGRAGIVLVAEGNPNRLKPMLAAEKKKMARVVYDVPVHDILVGTGEDQVPLKKVRTTMLKLPRILSGAQVASANDRLRALGDLMSNMPLPKGPMPKGMRMPRGGKMR
- the lipA gene encoding lipoyl synthase; the protein is MSAVAPDGRKMLRLEVRNSQTPIERKPEWIKTRAKMGPEYTKMQNLVKSEGLHTVCQEAGCPNIYECWEDREATFLIGGDQCTRRCDFCQIDTGKPQALDRDEPRRVGESVVTMDLNYATVTGVARDDLADGGAWLYAETVRQIHQQTAGREGGHTKVELLAPDFNAVPALLEEVFESRPEVFAHNVETVPRIFKRIRPGFRYERSLDVITRARAAGLVTKSNLILGMGEERAEISEALLQLHEAGCELITITQYLRPSVRHHPVERWVKPQEFVELKEEAEEIGFSGVMSGPLVRSSYRAGRLYAQAIERRAVESAGPVAAQAV
- the lipB gene encoding lipoyl(octanoyl) transferase LipB, coding for MSELRFVRLGFGGEAVEYQEAWQKQREVHAARFADEVPDTCLLLEHPPVYTAGRRTADSERPLDGTPVVDVDRGGKITWHGPGQLVGYPIIKLPRPVDVVAHVRRLEEALILACADFGLETSRVEGRSGVWVLGDPVEERPAIGGLSLDFDPRLQDEEFDPRLNGPEYAPSNAGQRREDRKLAAIGIRIAKGVSMHGFALNVNPDNTWFDRIVPCGIRDAGVTSLSAELGREITIADALPVVERRLREVLETAELRPRPVGTPA
- a CDS encoding tetratricopeptide repeat protein, encoding MTERPSPRMPNRQLAALIQEAGFSNAGLARRVDQLGLEHGLDLRYDKTSVTRWLRGQQPRGTTPALIAEVFTRRLGRRLSAQDLGLDACAPVYAGLEFAATPEEAVDIVSGLWRKDSGSHTELRKIAFTPAGLVVPSRDWLIGRADDRVGRGDDRYEHRYGREARDVREAHPVVGALGRVPTQGGGGVPRQRERGPVPMPERGPDRGPGQRVTSGDIAALRSVGELFRTLDHAYGGGHARQALVRYLEHEAEPMLRGSYGEAVGRRLFAAVADLTRLAGWTSYDIAAHGLAQRYFVQALRLAQAAGDRAYGSYVLVTMARQAVYLGHGREAVQLARVAQQGVGPGAPPVVQALLHAVEARGHGVLGEARACTASLLRAERALGAARPGDEAPVWGRAFDEAQMTDEFGHCYRDLQQYRQAVQYAERSLQLRPVGMARSRLFCRVVLASSRLALGELDQACTLGAEAALQAAEMRSARALEYVQDFERRLEPYRDAAAVRGYRDRVAPLG
- a CDS encoding NAD(P)/FAD-dependent oxidoreductase: MLISTGHSADHADVIVVGAGISGLSVAHRLTRAGLSVSVLEAADRPGGRLSTEEIDGFRLDRVGQLLSTSYTELRRTASLVDVPLRPFAPGVLVHCGGRLQRTGETVRRAWDAGSTRGALTMARALASAPRPLDEARLSASLARLAGTSVERLMARPERTAAETLSGRGLPSRTTQGVLRPLLSALLCDPELTTSSRCADLALRGFARGRLCVPAGGAALLPERLAAALPEGTVTTGVRVRDASINRVSTEEYGELSCRALVLATGAREAAEVLPGLRVPRFHPVTVVHHSAPEAPPTGASLVLDADGGGPVSHTAVMSEVDPARAPRGGVLISSTVLGPPVPGLDGAVRRQLARLYGVATDAWEPLAVHHDPYAVPAMDAPHDVHRPVRVLAGLYVCGDHRSTSTVQGALLSARRTASAILRDFSVRPPESRPTRQAA